A portion of the Gammaproteobacteria bacterium genome contains these proteins:
- a CDS encoding methylated-DNA--[protein]-cysteine S-methyltransferase — protein sequence MKKILTFEEKYEVIGRNNALYEGVFITAVKTTGIFCRPSCRARKPKSENVIFYDTAQEAIQNGFRPCKVCKPMEKMDETPDYVKNIIKELHENPYLRIKDYGLKERGIEPSQIRRWFKKNHNITFHSYQRMLRINSAFNSIKKGETVTSSAFDSGYGSLSGFNESYRSIFGDSATYSKGKSIINIVRFTTPIGPMFACASEHGVCLLDFTDRRMLETEFKDLCKKLNAVILPGANSYLEQVQSELLEYFSGKRKKFTVPLHAPGTDFQQAVWKILQDIPYGETRSYKQQAIAMNNPKAIRAVASANGYNRIGIIIPCHRVIGSDGRLVGYGGGLHRKKWLLDFELLNIKTA from the coding sequence ATGAAAAAAATATTAACATTTGAAGAGAAATATGAAGTGATTGGTCGCAATAATGCTCTCTATGAGGGGGTATTCATCACAGCGGTTAAAACAACAGGTATTTTTTGTCGCCCATCTTGCCGTGCCAGAAAACCAAAATCTGAAAATGTTATCTTTTATGATACTGCTCAGGAAGCCATACAAAATGGTTTCAGGCCATGTAAAGTCTGCAAACCCATGGAAAAAATGGATGAAACACCTGATTATGTCAAAAATATCATCAAAGAGCTGCATGAAAATCCCTATTTGAGAATTAAGGACTACGGTTTAAAAGAAAGGGGAATTGAGCCTAGCCAGATAAGACGATGGTTTAAAAAGAATCACAACATAACATTTCACTCCTACCAACGAATGTTGCGTATTAATTCAGCGTTTAATAGTATCAAAAAAGGCGAGACAGTCACGAGCTCGGCATTTGATAGTGGTTATGGTTCACTCAGTGGGTTTAATGAAAGTTACCGCTCTATTTTTGGTGATTCAGCTACATACTCTAAAGGTAAGTCCATAATAAATATTGTTCGTTTTACAACGCCCATCGGGCCTATGTTTGCCTGCGCCAGTGAACATGGAGTTTGTCTGCTGGATTTTACTGACAGACGAATGTTAGAAACAGAATTTAAAGATTTATGTAAAAAATTGAATGCTGTGATCTTGCCGGGTGCTAATTCGTATTTAGAGCAGGTTCAATCTGAATTATTAGAATACTTTTCAGGAAAACGAAAAAAATTTACGGTGCCACTGCACGCTCCAGGGACTGATTTCCAGCAAGCCGTCTGGAAAATATTACAAGATATCCCTTATGGCGAAACTCGTTCATACAAGCAGCAAGCCATTGCAATGAACAATCCAAAAGCGATACGAGCGGTCGCATCTGCCAATGGTTATAATCGTATCGGAATCATCATTCCTTGCCATCGTGTGATCGGCTCTGATGGTCGTTTGGTGGGTTATGGTGGAGGGTTGCACCGGAAAAAATGGTTGCTTGATTTTGAATTATTAAACATTAAAACAGCCTGA
- the cysG gene encoding siroheme synthase CysG, producing MNYFPIFLKVKQQRCLVVGGGEVAARKIALLLRAEATVTVVAPELNEQIKAWADAGKIAASTDVFSIDQLEGSRLAIAATDDPSFNESLAEICQQLNIPVNVVDSPELSSFIVPSIIDRSPVIAAISSGGTSPTLARLLRAKLEAMIPVNIGKLAELAGRMREQVQQKLPSMTARRRFWNQTLEGPIAEQFYAGQEQHAETALQEALDLYSAGEMDESFIKGEVYLVGCGPGAPDLITFRALRLMQQADVVLYDRLIPSEVLDLVRREAEQIYVGKKRAYHSVRQEEISQLLVDYAKQGKRVLRLKGGDPFIFGRGGEEIAMLAKHGIPFQVVPGVTAAAGCASYAGIPLTHRDYSQSVIFVTGQLKDGTVDLNWKALAEPQQTIVVYMGMMGLSVLCQQLIAHGLSPQTPAALIQKGTTPEQKVFTSHLQALPDIAKNNEIHAPTLIIIGEVVKLRAEMGVFG from the coding sequence ATGAACTATTTTCCGATATTTCTAAAAGTTAAGCAGCAACGCTGTTTAGTTGTGGGGGGTGGAGAAGTTGCTGCGCGTAAGATTGCTTTACTGCTACGTGCAGAGGCAACAGTGACTGTGGTGGCTCCTGAACTTAATGAGCAAATTAAGGCGTGGGCTGATGCGGGCAAGATTGCAGCTTCCACCGATGTTTTTTCTATTGATCAACTTGAAGGTTCTCGGCTCGCCATTGCTGCGACGGATGATCCATCATTCAACGAGAGTCTTGCTGAAATTTGTCAGCAGTTGAATATTCCTGTGAATGTGGTCGATAGCCCCGAGCTGAGTTCGTTTATTGTACCTTCGATTATTGATCGCTCACCCGTGATTGCAGCGATTTCAAGCGGTGGAACTTCACCGACTTTGGCGCGATTGCTTCGCGCTAAACTTGAAGCCATGATTCCCGTCAATATTGGGAAATTAGCCGAGCTGGCAGGGCGAATGCGTGAACAGGTTCAGCAAAAATTACCTTCGATGACAGCACGCCGACGTTTTTGGAATCAGACACTCGAAGGCCCAATTGCCGAGCAGTTTTATGCAGGTCAGGAACAGCACGCCGAAACAGCTCTGCAAGAAGCATTGGATCTTTACAGTGCCGGAGAGATGGACGAGTCTTTTATAAAAGGTGAAGTTTATCTCGTGGGTTGTGGGCCTGGTGCGCCGGATCTGATTACATTTCGTGCGCTGCGCTTGATGCAACAAGCGGATGTGGTGCTTTATGATCGTTTGATTCCGAGTGAAGTGCTTGATTTGGTGCGGCGTGAAGCTGAACAAATTTATGTGGGTAAAAAACGAGCTTATCACTCGGTTCGCCAAGAAGAGATCAGCCAGCTATTAGTTGATTATGCCAAGCAAGGTAAACGGGTGCTGCGTTTAAAAGGGGGTGATCCTTTTATATTTGGGCGCGGCGGTGAAGAGATTGCAATGCTGGCCAAACACGGCATTCCTTTTCAAGTGGTGCCGGGCGTGACTGCGGCGGCAGGTTGTGCCAGTTATGCAGGCATTCCACTGACGCATCGTGACTACTCGCAATCGGTAATTTTTGTAACAGGGCAATTAAAAGATGGCACGGTTGACCTGAACTGGAAAGCATTGGCTGAGCCACAGCAAACAATTGTGGTTTATATGGGAATGATGGGTTTGAGCGTATTGTGTCAACAATTGATTGCACATGGTCTGTCGCCACAAACTCCTGCCGCATTGATACAAAAAGGAACCACGCCCGAACAAAAAGTGTTTACGAGCCACTTGCAGGCACTGCCTGATATTGCAAAAAATAACGAAATTCATGCACCGACTCTGATTATTATTGGTGAAGTGGTGAAACTGCGCGCTGAAATGGGTGTGTTTGGTTAA
- the msrB gene encoding peptide-methionine (R)-S-oxide reductase MsrB: MKRRKFLFAGLSLLVTPIIPRHTHAKPAHQENMNIKKLELSDNEWKKRLTPEQYFILREEGTERPFSSLLNDEKRTGIYACAGCDLPLFTSEMKYDSGTGWPSFYDFISGRLETKIDFKMILPRTEYHCAQCEGHHGHVFKDGPAPTKKRYCNNGDALIFIESNKD; this comes from the coding sequence ATGAAACGCAGAAAATTTTTATTCGCTGGATTGTCTCTTCTTGTGACACCCATCATTCCACGACACACTCATGCTAAACCAGCTCATCAAGAGAATATGAATATTAAAAAACTGGAACTCAGTGATAATGAATGGAAAAAGCGCCTCACACCTGAGCAATATTTCATCCTCCGGGAAGAAGGAACAGAACGGCCGTTTAGCAGCCTGTTAAATGATGAAAAACGGACGGGTATATATGCTTGTGCCGGTTGTGATCTGCCACTATTTACTTCTGAAATGAAATACGACAGCGGTACGGGCTGGCCCAGTTTCTACGACTTTATTTCTGGTCGCCTGGAAACCAAAATTGACTTCAAAATGATCTTACCCAGAACAGAGTATCACTGCGCTCAATGCGAAGGCCACCATGGCCATGTATTTAAAGATGGCCCTGCACCCACTAAAAAGAGGTACTGTAATAATGGAGATGCTTTAATCTTTATTGAATCAAACAAAGATTAA
- a CDS encoding MOSC domain-containing protein, whose product MPELKVSELAIYPVKSFAQITLNSAFVDRFGLSQDRRWMVVDESGQFVTQRQYPKMCLVQQVLTEHGIQISAPGMSDLVVSKSSHTIRQKVTVWGDHCNAQDSGDKAAEWVSRFLGLTCRLVFFPENEFRQVDLSYAQAGDQTAFSDGFPLLLISQASLDDLNERLEVPIEMARFRPNLVVDGCDAFAEDGWKRLRVGPVTFRVVKPCSRCVIPCIDLLTGKRGQEPLRTLSRYRRRDNQVYFGQNLIAESIGAIEAGMVVEVLE is encoded by the coding sequence ATGCCTGAATTAAAAGTCAGTGAACTGGCGATTTATCCTGTTAAATCATTTGCACAAATAACATTGAATAGTGCCTTTGTCGATCGCTTTGGTTTGAGTCAGGATCGTCGCTGGATGGTGGTTGATGAAAGCGGCCAGTTTGTTACACAGCGGCAATATCCAAAAATGTGTTTGGTTCAACAAGTGCTGACTGAGCATGGCATTCAAATTTCTGCGCCCGGCATGTCTGACTTGGTTGTTTCAAAATCATCTCATACGATAAGGCAGAAGGTCACAGTTTGGGGTGATCATTGCAATGCACAGGACTCGGGTGATAAAGCCGCAGAGTGGGTCAGTCGCTTTCTTGGTCTCACATGTCGTTTGGTTTTTTTTCCTGAAAATGAATTTCGCCAGGTTGATTTGAGCTATGCCCAAGCGGGCGATCAAACGGCATTCAGTGATGGCTTTCCATTGTTATTGATTTCACAAGCATCACTGGATGACCTTAATGAACGGCTTGAAGTGCCGATTGAAATGGCACGTTTTAGGCCAAATTTAGTGGTCGATGGTTGTGATGCTTTTGCCGAAGATGGTTGGAAGCGGCTGAGAGTGGGGCCGGTCACTTTTCGTGTTGTTAAGCCGTGCAGCCGCTGTGTGATTCCATGTATTGATCTATTAACAGGTAAGCGGGGACAAGAGCCTTTGCGTACTCTGAGTCGTTACCGTCGGCGAGATAATCAAGTCTATTTTGGGCAGAATCTGATTGCTGAGAGTATTGGGGCAATTGAGGCCGGAATGGTTGTTGAGGTTTTGGAGTAG